From a single Nostoc sp. MS1 genomic region:
- a CDS encoding MotA/TolQ/ExbB proton channel family protein — protein sequence MGLQNLFAAGGVVMWPLLGFSVLAIALIAERVKFWLKVSNRQQRVVREVLNLYRLENVVGAIEKLKKNIDLPLARIFLSALELEEPTPEEFRLALESEAQAEIPLLKRFQNIFDTIIGLAPLLGLLGTVLGLINSFASLDIGDVGGTKTAGVTAGISEALVSTAAGLIVAIFTLFFANTFRGLYSRQMALFQEYGGQLELLYRRRYERGERTYAPTR from the coding sequence ATGGGACTACAAAATCTGTTTGCAGCAGGCGGCGTGGTAATGTGGCCGTTGTTGGGCTTTTCTGTGTTGGCGATCGCACTGATTGCGGAACGAGTTAAGTTTTGGCTGAAAGTTAGCAACCGTCAACAGCGTGTGGTTAGAGAAGTTTTGAATCTGTATCGACTAGAGAATGTAGTTGGAGCCATTGAGAAACTCAAGAAGAATATAGACTTACCACTAGCACGGATATTTTTGTCAGCGTTAGAACTAGAAGAACCTACACCAGAAGAATTTCGACTAGCACTAGAAAGCGAAGCCCAAGCAGAAATACCTCTACTCAAACGCTTTCAAAATATTTTCGATACAATTATCGGTTTAGCACCCCTACTCGGTTTGCTGGGTACAGTATTAGGTTTAATTAATTCCTTTGCTTCCTTAGATATTGGTGATGTGGGTGGTACAAAGACAGCAGGTGTAACAGCCGGGATTAGTGAGGCGCTAGTATCTACAGCAGCAGGATTGATAGTAGCTATCTTTACACTTTTCTTCGCTAATACCTTTCGTGGACTTTACTCCCGGCAAATGGCACTATTTCAAGAGTATGGTGGTCAATTAGAATTGCTTTATCGCCGACGCTACGAGAGAGGAGAAAGAACCTATGCGCCTACAAGATGA
- the rplY gene encoding 50S ribosomal protein L25 yields the protein MPLTVETKKRPEGSKPNALRRSGLIPANLYGHNGRESISLVVDAKVVERLLKSAAVRKTEIELNIPELQWTGKTVLQEVQVHPAKGTPYHISFLATAKG from the coding sequence ATGCCTTTGACAGTCGAAACAAAAAAACGCCCAGAAGGCAGCAAACCAAACGCTTTGCGCCGCTCTGGACTCATCCCCGCTAACCTTTACGGACACAACGGTAGAGAATCAATTTCTTTGGTAGTTGATGCCAAAGTAGTTGAAAGATTACTTAAATCTGCTGCTGTGAGAAAAACCGAAATTGAACTCAACATCCCCGAACTACAGTGGACTGGTAAAACAGTTCTACAAGAAGTTCAGGTGCATCCAGCCAAGGGTACACCATATCACATCAGCTTTCTTGCCACTGCCAAAGGCTAA
- a CDS encoding ExbD/TolR family protein codes for MRLQDEPDIPAQINIVPMIDVIFAILTFFIMSTLFLTRSEGLPVNLPKAATAKQQQVPAKITITVDQQGAVSLNRQPILIDSLAQQLRNLVGVNQEALVIINADEKVAHGKVVAVMDQVRQVPGAKLAIATQKQ; via the coding sequence ATGCGCCTACAAGATGAACCAGATATTCCCGCACAGATTAACATTGTGCCGATGATTGATGTGATTTTTGCGATATTGACATTTTTTATCATGTCAACATTGTTCTTAACTCGCTCAGAAGGTTTACCAGTCAATTTACCCAAAGCTGCAACAGCAAAACAACAGCAAGTACCCGCAAAAATTACTATCACTGTAGACCAACAAGGAGCAGTAAGTTTAAATCGTCAACCAATTCTCATAGATTCTCTGGCTCAACAGTTGCGTAATTTGGTTGGTGTGAACCAAGAAGCCTTAGTAATTATTAATGCTGATGAAAAAGTGGCACACGGTAAAGTAGTGGCAGTGATGGATCAGGTGCGTCAAGTACCGGGAGCAAAATTAGCGATCGCTACTCAAAAACAATAA
- a CDS encoding AMIN domain-containing protein, with protein MRNYFYQVILITNTVMLLTAQSIKAQEIPVTQVRLQNTASGIELFLQTSKPELLQINGKTEGNTYIADIPNAQLRLSSGSVFRQENPIPGISAIAITNQDANTIRITVIGSVSVNV; from the coding sequence ATGAGGAATTATTTTTATCAAGTGATATTAATTACTAACACCGTCATGCTATTAACAGCACAGTCCATAAAGGCTCAAGAAATCCCAGTAACGCAAGTCAGGCTACAAAATACAGCTTCTGGCATTGAGTTATTTTTGCAAACCTCAAAACCGGAGTTGTTGCAAATAAATGGCAAAACCGAAGGTAACACATACATCGCTGATATTCCCAATGCACAACTGCGTCTCTCATCTGGTAGTGTATTTCGCCAAGAAAACCCAATTCCAGGAATCAGTGCGATCGCAATTACTAATCAAGATGCCAACACTATCCGTATCACTGTCATAGGTTCAGTTTCTGTCAACGTCTGA
- a CDS encoding NAD(P)H-quinone oxidoreductase subunit 4: MIADGFPWLTAIILLPLVAAGFIPLLPDKEGKLVRWYALGVGIADFILMCYTFWQHYDASNATFQLVEKYDWVPQLGFSWAVSVDGISMPLVLLAGFVTTLAMFAAWQVNLKPRLFYFLMLVLYSAQIGVFVAQDLLLFFIMWELELVPVYLLVSIWGGQKRRYAATKFLLYTAAASIFILIAGLAMALYGDNTTFDIVELGAKNYPLALELPLYAGLLIAFGVKLAIFPLHTWLPDAHGEASAPVSMILAGVLLKMGGYGLIRLNMGLLPDAHIYFAPVLATLGVINIIYGALNSFAQTHMKRRLAYSSVSHMGFVLLGIASFTDVGVSGAMLQMLSHGLIAAVLFFLAGVTYDRTHTMAMDSLGGIGQAMPKVFALFTASAMASLALPGMSGFVSELKVFIGVTSSDVYSPTFCTVMVFLAAVGVILTPIYLLSMLRQVFYGTGAELSCNINNQAYENLEDEGTACFGTDCLLPGEAVYRDASPREVFIALSFLVLIIGVGVYPKIATQMYDVKTVAVNNQVRQSYTQIAQSNSKIYAKSFFAPKIAEPELMAVSGIVK, translated from the coding sequence ATGATAGCGGATGGATTTCCTTGGCTGACCGCGATTATATTGCTACCACTCGTTGCTGCTGGATTTATTCCCCTGCTGCCTGACAAAGAAGGCAAGCTCGTGCGATGGTACGCCCTTGGTGTAGGAATCGCGGACTTTATATTGATGTGTTACACCTTTTGGCAGCATTACGATGCCAGCAATGCAACGTTTCAACTAGTGGAGAAATATGATTGGGTTCCTCAGTTAGGTTTTAGCTGGGCAGTCTCAGTTGATGGAATTTCCATGCCACTCGTGTTGCTGGCTGGGTTTGTGACGACGCTTGCGATGTTTGCTGCATGGCAAGTTAATCTTAAACCACGTCTATTTTATTTCTTAATGTTGGTGCTGTATTCTGCCCAAATTGGGGTGTTTGTAGCCCAAGACTTGTTACTTTTCTTTATCATGTGGGAACTGGAACTGGTTCCGGTTTACCTGCTTGTCTCAATTTGGGGCGGTCAAAAACGCCGCTATGCTGCAACAAAATTCTTACTCTACACAGCCGCAGCTTCTATTTTCATCTTAATTGCAGGGCTGGCAATGGCTTTGTATGGCGACAACACTACCTTCGATATCGTCGAACTGGGTGCAAAAAATTATCCTCTGGCGTTAGAGTTGCCACTTTATGCGGGATTATTAATTGCCTTTGGCGTAAAACTAGCGATTTTCCCCCTACACACTTGGTTGCCTGATGCCCACGGTGAAGCTTCAGCCCCCGTATCGATGATTTTGGCCGGTGTGTTGTTAAAAATGGGTGGATATGGTCTAATCCGCCTGAATATGGGTTTGTTGCCTGATGCACATATTTACTTCGCCCCAGTCCTGGCAACTTTAGGTGTTATCAATATTATTTACGGTGCTTTGAACTCCTTTGCTCAAACCCACATGAAGCGCCGCCTCGCCTACTCTTCCGTTTCCCATATGGGATTTGTATTGCTGGGTATTGCTTCCTTTACCGATGTAGGTGTGAGTGGGGCAATGTTGCAAATGCTTTCTCACGGTTTGATTGCGGCTGTACTATTCTTCCTGGCTGGTGTTACCTATGATCGCACCCATACAATGGCTATGGATAGTTTGGGTGGTATCGGTCAAGCTATGCCCAAAGTGTTCGCTTTGTTTACCGCCAGCGCAATGGCATCGTTGGCACTCCCTGGAATGAGTGGCTTTGTCAGCGAACTGAAGGTATTTATTGGTGTCACCTCCAGCGACGTTTACAGTCCCACATTCTGCACTGTGATGGTGTTCCTGGCCGCAGTTGGTGTTATCCTCACACCAATCTATTTGTTATCTATGTTGCGACAAGTATTTTACGGCACTGGTGCAGAACTCAGTTGCAACATTAACAATCAAGCTTACGAAAATTTAGAGGATGAAGGTACAGCTTGTTTTGGTACAGACTGTCTCTTACCTGGAGAAGCTGTATATAGAGACGCTAGCCCACGGGAAGTATTCATTGCTCTCAGCTTCTTGGTATTAATTATTGGTGTGGGTGTATATCCCAAGATTGCTACTCAGATGTACGATGTGAAAACTGTAGCGGTGAATAATCAAGTGCGGCAATCATATACACAAATCGCCCAAAGTAACTCCAAAATTTATGCGAAAAGTTTCTTCGCTCCTAAAATCGCCGAGCCTGAATTAATGGCTGTTTCCGGCATCGTTAAGTAA
- a CDS encoding AAA family ATPase codes for MTETNLPAFIQQMLQPGFYPHEVTQPIQLIQTHVSYVLITGEYAYKLKKPVNFGFLDFSTLEKRKHFCEEELRLNKRGAAELYLEVLPITLSDDQYILGGTGEAVEYVVKMRQFPQEGLFSELFAQGKLTESHLEELGKIVAQYHAKTETNDYIRSFGEVPQVREAFDENHEQTEKYIGGPQTQLQFDETKAYTEKFFAERQELFQRRMQNNYIRECHGDLHLRNICLWGDKILLFDCIEFNEPFRFVDTMFDVAYAVMDLEAQQRPDLSNAYLNTYLEQTGDWEGLEILPIYLIRQSYVRAKVTSFLLDDPGVPANVKEEASKTASIYYKLAWEYTKPKQGKLILMSGLSGSGKSTTAKYLARQLNAIQIRSDAVRKHLGGISLSERGGDDLYTPEMTQKTYARLLNLGIILAKQGYTVILDAKYDKQSSREEAIAQAKEYQLPLQIVYCTAPLDVVEERLTKRTGDIADATVDLLTSQLKQTEPFTGVELSYVKTWDTTQPPQTQLEQVIRNS; via the coding sequence ATGACAGAAACAAATCTTCCAGCCTTCATCCAGCAGATGTTACAACCTGGATTCTACCCCCATGAAGTAACACAACCAATTCAACTAATCCAAACTCACGTTTCCTACGTCCTCATCACCGGGGAATATGCTTATAAACTGAAAAAGCCAGTAAATTTTGGCTTCTTAGATTTTTCCACCTTAGAAAAACGCAAACATTTTTGTGAGGAAGAACTGCGCCTAAATAAACGCGGTGCAGCCGAACTATATTTAGAAGTTTTACCCATCACCTTGTCGGATGACCAATACATATTAGGCGGAACGGGTGAGGCTGTCGAGTATGTGGTAAAAATGCGCCAGTTTCCCCAAGAAGGTTTATTCAGTGAACTTTTTGCCCAAGGTAAGCTAACCGAGTCCCACCTAGAAGAATTAGGCAAGATAGTTGCTCAGTACCATGCTAAAACTGAGACTAACGATTATATTCGTAGTTTTGGTGAAGTACCTCAAGTTAGAGAGGCGTTTGATGAAAATCACGAGCAAACCGAGAAATATATTGGTGGCCCTCAGACGCAGTTACAATTTGACGAAACTAAAGCATATACAGAGAAATTTTTTGCCGAGAGACAAGAATTATTCCAGCGCCGAATGCAGAATAACTATATTCGGGAATGTCATGGAGACTTACATCTGAGAAATATCTGTCTATGGGGCGATAAAATTCTCCTGTTTGATTGTATTGAATTTAACGAGCCTTTCCGGTTTGTGGATACCATGTTCGATGTCGCTTATGCTGTGATGGATTTGGAAGCACAGCAACGTCCAGACTTGAGTAATGCTTATTTGAATACATATCTAGAACAGACTGGCGACTGGGAAGGCTTAGAAATTCTGCCTATTTACCTAATTCGTCAATCCTACGTCCGGGCTAAGGTGACTTCATTTTTATTAGATGATCCTGGTGTGCCAGCGAATGTAAAGGAGGAAGCAAGCAAAACAGCCTCCATATATTACAAGCTGGCATGGGAATACACCAAACCCAAACAAGGAAAACTTATTTTAATGTCGGGGTTATCTGGTTCTGGGAAAAGTACGACGGCAAAATATTTAGCCCGTCAACTCAACGCAATTCAGATTCGCTCAGATGCAGTCCGTAAGCATTTGGGGGGCATTTCTTTATCAGAACGTGGCGGTGATGATTTATATACGCCAGAAATGACCCAAAAGACCTATGCGCGGTTATTGAACTTGGGGATTATACTAGCTAAACAAGGCTATACAGTAATTTTGGATGCTAAATATGATAAGCAAAGTTCACGTGAGGAGGCGATCGCCCAAGCCAAAGAATATCAACTGCCTCTGCAAATAGTTTACTGCACCGCACCCTTAGATGTTGTGGAAGAAAGGCTTACTAAGCGTACTGGCGATATTGCTGATGCTACAGTTGATTTATTAACTTCCCAACTCAAGCAAACTGAACCCTTTACTGGTGTAGAACTATCCTACGTGAAAACTTGGGACACGACTCAACCACCACAGACACAATTGGAACAGGTAATTCGTAATTCGTAA
- a CDS encoding PepSY-associated TM helix domain-containing protein — translation MNKKQLRDATFYIHRYMGLVVGLILVVIGLTGSLLVFEPEIEDFLVAQKYGHIVPQGQPVSIDEVVTTINKEITKQPGMKIGSIIMPQNATSPYHGRLWDKNDKLTQMFIHPYKNEVMGVIHQDANILRLALHLHYELFAGKLGQIIVGLTGLFLFLLSVTGIILWPGWRRLISGFKIKWKAHPKRVNFDIHKVTGIVVAVFFSLTGITGFAWNFYDFSVPFIYATTFTPQPPELISKPVPGKSPVALSKVLANADAAIPNAQTIYIGLPSKLEGIIRVGKRQAHETSYYGESEITLDQYTGEVLRVVDSRKVGLGDRILIWFTPLHFGTYWGIYSRILYVFVGLAPLILFVTGFVMWWYRHRVKANNSIDTSKALQRY, via the coding sequence ATGAACAAGAAACAACTTCGTGATGCTACATTCTATATCCACCGATATATGGGTTTGGTTGTCGGTTTGATATTGGTTGTGATTGGGTTGACTGGTAGTTTGCTAGTTTTTGAACCAGAAATAGAAGACTTTTTAGTCGCACAGAAATATGGTCATATAGTTCCCCAAGGACAACCTGTGTCCATTGACGAGGTTGTGACAACTATCAATAAGGAAATTACTAAACAACCCGGCATGAAAATAGGCTCGATAATCATGCCTCAAAATGCCACTTCTCCTTATCACGGCAGACTTTGGGATAAAAATGATAAGCTCACTCAGATGTTTATCCATCCCTACAAAAATGAGGTGATGGGTGTGATTCATCAAGATGCCAATATTCTGCGTTTGGCTCTACATCTGCATTATGAGTTGTTCGCAGGGAAACTAGGGCAAATCATTGTCGGTTTGACTGGACTGTTTTTATTCTTGTTGAGTGTGACAGGCATCATTCTTTGGCCTGGTTGGAGAAGGCTGATTTCTGGTTTCAAAATCAAATGGAAAGCTCATCCTAAACGAGTCAATTTTGACATTCATAAAGTAACTGGGATTGTTGTTGCGGTATTTTTTAGTTTGACAGGAATTACTGGCTTTGCTTGGAACTTTTATGATTTCTCTGTGCCATTTATCTATGCAACTACTTTCACCCCTCAACCACCAGAATTAATATCTAAACCTGTTCCTGGTAAAAGTCCTGTGGCTTTATCAAAGGTGCTTGCAAATGCAGATGCAGCCATACCCAACGCTCAGACAATTTATATAGGTTTGCCAAGTAAACTAGAGGGGATTATTAGAGTTGGGAAACGACAAGCTCATGAAACCTCTTATTACGGTGAAAGTGAAATTACCTTAGATCAATACACCGGTGAGGTTTTGAGAGTTGTTGATAGTCGTAAAGTAGGCTTAGGCGATCGCATTCTCATCTGGTTTACTCCCCTCCACTTTGGTACATATTGGGGAATTTATAGCCGCATCCTCTATGTATTTGTTGGGCTTGCACCCTTAATTCTGTTCGTGACTGGTTTCGTGATGTGGTGGTATCGCCATCGTGTTAAGGCAAACAACTCTATAGATACATCGAAAGCCTTGCAACGATATTAA
- a CDS encoding adenylosuccinate synthase has translation MANVIVIGAQWGDEGKGKITDLLSRSADVVVRYQGGVNAGHTIVVKGQTFKLHLIPSGILYPETECMIGCGTVIDPQVLIKELDQLESLNISTKNLLISETAHVTMPYHRLIDKASEERRGSHKIGTTGRGIGPTYADKSERTGIRVLDLMDSAALRDQLEWTINYKNVILEKLYNLPPLDPEEVIKEYLGYAERLRPHVVDTSLKIYDAIQRRRNILFEGAQGTLLDLDHGTYPYVTSSNPVAGGACVGTGLGPTMIDRVIGVSKAYTTRVGEGPFPTELDGEIGELLCDRGAEFGTTTGRKRRCGWFDAVIGRYAVRINGMDCMAITKLDVLDELEEIQVCVAYEIDGVRCDHFPTSARQFARCRPIYKTVPGWQVPTSHCRTLEDLPQQALDYLKFLAELMEVPIAIVSLGASRDQTIIVEDPIHGPKRALLHPDGTPASLLSA, from the coding sequence TTGGCTAACGTCATTGTAATAGGCGCTCAATGGGGCGATGAAGGAAAAGGTAAAATAACTGACTTACTCAGCCGCTCCGCAGATGTGGTAGTACGCTATCAGGGGGGTGTCAATGCTGGACACACAATTGTAGTCAAAGGTCAGACCTTTAAACTGCACTTGATTCCCTCTGGAATTTTGTACCCCGAAACGGAATGTATGATCGGCTGTGGTACAGTCATCGATCCACAAGTTTTGATAAAAGAACTCGACCAATTAGAAAGTTTAAATATTTCTACTAAAAATCTGCTCATTTCTGAGACAGCCCATGTCACTATGCCATATCATCGGCTAATTGACAAGGCATCAGAGGAGCGGCGCGGCAGCCATAAAATTGGAACCACTGGTCGAGGGATTGGCCCTACCTACGCCGATAAATCTGAGCGTACAGGGATTAGGGTTTTAGACTTGATGGACTCGGCAGCGCTGCGCGACCAGTTGGAATGGACAATCAATTATAAGAATGTCATTTTAGAAAAGCTGTACAATCTGCCACCCCTAGATCCTGAAGAGGTAATCAAAGAATATCTAGGGTATGCAGAACGCTTACGTCCTCATGTTGTTGATACATCGTTAAAAATATACGATGCCATTCAACGGCGGCGCAACATATTATTTGAAGGCGCACAAGGTACACTCCTAGACTTGGATCATGGGACTTATCCCTATGTCACCTCCTCCAACCCGGTAGCTGGGGGGGCTTGCGTAGGTACAGGGCTAGGCCCGACAATGATAGATAGGGTAATTGGAGTGTCAAAAGCCTACACAACGCGAGTTGGTGAAGGGCCATTCCCCACAGAATTAGATGGGGAAATAGGCGAATTACTTTGCGATCGCGGTGCGGAATTTGGCACTACCACCGGACGTAAACGGCGCTGCGGTTGGTTTGATGCAGTTATCGGTCGCTATGCTGTGAGAATCAACGGCATGGACTGTATGGCTATCACCAAACTAGATGTCCTGGACGAATTAGAGGAAATCCAAGTTTGTGTAGCTTATGAAATCGACGGTGTACGCTGCGATCATTTTCCCACTAGCGCCCGTCAATTTGCTAGATGTCGTCCCATCTACAAAACCGTTCCAGGCTGGCAAGTGCCAACAAGCCATTGCCGCACCCTGGAAGACTTGCCTCAGCAAGCACTAGACTATCTCAAATTCCTAGCAGAGTTGATGGAAGTTCCGATCGCGATCGTCTCATTAGGCGCAAGCCGCGATCAAACCATCATCGTTGAAGACCCCATTCACGGGCCAAAACGCGCTTTATTGCACCCCGACGGCACACCAGCTTCCTTACTAAGTGCCTAG
- a CDS encoding TonB-dependent siderophore receptor, with protein MNKRKFTNSVFCIHLLSVASLLVVLNTPSVSAKELKQSSLRQLRVNTTHLLAQTPTPAVVIQITGVKINSTTTGFEIILETKEGKKLQINSNTEGNSYIANIANAQLQGDSFRQEKPAPGIAEITVFNQDANTIRVTLVGIATAPTVELFDSDEGLIIGFTNVASTTKPQQQTQATPEQPTTETIPKEPTAENQKPIELVVTGEQDNYRVEESSTATKIDAPLRDIPASVQVIPRQVIEDRQVVRLNELANNVSGVQLQSGYGGLSSQGYFIRGFESGFETLRNGFRDFGFLSPRDVANVERVEFLKGPASVLYGSANNPGGVVNTITKKPLPEPFYRAGMTIGSYDFYRPTLDLTGPLTEDKSVLYRLNAAYENAGSFRDFNENESVFISPVISVNISERTNITFEYEYQNYQYIFDRGLPPNRISFDVPISRSLVEPDLPRSELRSSSFTYNFEHQFSDDWKFRQGFSLISVNGVTQTIQDTGLEPDGQTFRRRYRKVNEDQENISWQNEISGKFNTGSISHNFLVGLELASYDFSYEFFRASIAPLNIINPVYGAQRGDLTPDFFEGYGGDNVAVYFQDLITLTPNIKLLAGGRFDWVDSTYQDLSANSFDLKTSDSEFSPRVGIVYQPSDTTSIYASWTNSFNPQFFGRSRTGEQFKPETAEQFEVGIKQELFNKRLSATLAYFDITKQNVLVTDPNDVDFQIQTGEQKSRGIELDVAGEIIPGWKVIATYAYIDAYVSKDRDQDLVNDRLQAVPYNSASLWTTYEFQKGSLQGLGFGLGLVYVDEREATLPNSLKIPSYIRTDASIFYRRDNWRAAINIKNLFDTEYYESQRFYLVPGAPLTVLGTVSFDF; from the coding sequence ATGAATAAGAGAAAATTTACAAATTCTGTATTTTGTATTCATTTATTATCAGTTGCTAGTTTATTAGTGGTACTGAATACACCATCAGTATCCGCTAAAGAACTCAAACAATCTTCACTTCGTCAACTTCGTGTAAATACCACACATTTACTAGCACAAACACCAACTCCAGCAGTAGTTATTCAAATTACCGGAGTCAAGATAAATTCAACTACTACAGGCTTTGAAATAATTCTCGAAACTAAAGAGGGCAAAAAACTACAAATTAATAGCAATACTGAAGGTAATAGTTATATTGCCAATATTGCTAATGCACAGTTGCAAGGTGATAGTTTCCGTCAAGAAAAACCAGCGCCAGGAATAGCAGAAATAACTGTATTCAATCAGGATGCAAACACAATTCGCGTTACACTTGTAGGTATAGCAACTGCACCAACTGTAGAATTATTTGACAGCGATGAAGGTTTAATTATTGGCTTTACAAATGTTGCATCTACCACCAAACCACAACAGCAAACTCAAGCTACACCAGAACAACCCACAACTGAAACTATACCCAAGGAACCAACGGCTGAAAATCAAAAACCTATTGAATTGGTCGTCACAGGAGAACAAGATAACTATCGTGTAGAAGAATCATCAACCGCGACTAAAATTGATGCGCCATTGCGTGATATTCCCGCATCTGTACAAGTCATACCTAGACAAGTTATCGAAGACCGTCAGGTAGTAAGGTTAAATGAGTTAGCCAATAACGTTAGTGGTGTGCAGTTGCAATCAGGATATGGTGGTCTTTCTTCTCAAGGCTACTTTATCCGTGGTTTTGAATCAGGTTTTGAAACTCTGCGTAATGGTTTTAGAGATTTTGGTTTCCTCAGCCCTCGTGATGTTGCCAATGTGGAGCGAGTAGAGTTTCTCAAAGGCCCTGCATCAGTATTGTATGGTAGTGCTAACAATCCTGGCGGTGTCGTCAATACTATTACCAAAAAACCCTTGCCAGAGCCTTTTTATCGGGCAGGTATGACTATCGGTAGTTACGATTTTTACCGCCCTACTCTTGATCTAACTGGGCCTCTGACAGAGGATAAATCTGTACTTTATCGGTTAAATGCAGCTTACGAAAATGCTGGTAGTTTTAGAGACTTTAATGAGAATGAAAGTGTTTTTATTTCTCCTGTAATCAGTGTGAATATTAGCGAGCGAACCAATATCACATTTGAATACGAGTACCAAAACTATCAATACATTTTTGATCGCGGTTTACCTCCTAACAGAATCTCTTTTGATGTTCCTATCAGCCGTTCTCTTGTTGAACCAGATTTACCACGTTCAGAATTAAGGTCTTCATCATTCACTTACAATTTTGAACATCAATTTAGTGATGACTGGAAATTTCGCCAAGGTTTTAGCCTGATCAGTGTCAATGGGGTGACGCAAACGATACAAGATACAGGCTTAGAACCAGATGGTCAAACATTTCGACGTAGGTATCGCAAGGTTAACGAAGACCAAGAAAACATCTCTTGGCAAAATGAAATTAGCGGTAAGTTTAATACTGGTTCTATTAGCCACAACTTTTTAGTTGGTTTAGAACTAGCTAGTTACGATTTCTCTTACGAGTTCTTTCGTGCTTCTATTGCTCCACTAAATATCATCAATCCAGTTTATGGCGCTCAAAGAGGAGATTTAACACCAGATTTTTTTGAAGGTTATGGTGGCGATAATGTGGCTGTTTATTTTCAGGATTTAATTACGCTGACACCAAATATCAAACTGTTAGCGGGTGGTCGTTTTGATTGGGTAGATTCTACTTATCAAGATTTGTCCGCTAATAGTTTTGATTTAAAAACATCAGATTCAGAATTTTCTCCGCGTGTTGGCATTGTTTACCAACCCAGTGATACTACTTCAATTTATGCAAGTTGGACAAATTCGTTTAATCCACAATTTTTTGGGCGCAGTCGTACAGGTGAACAATTTAAACCAGAGACGGCAGAACAATTTGAGGTGGGAATTAAACAAGAATTGTTCAACAAACGTCTTTCTGCAACTTTGGCATATTTTGATATTACAAAACAGAATGTTTTGGTAACTGACCCTAATGATGTTGATTTTCAAATTCAGACTGGTGAACAAAAAAGCCGTGGTATTGAGTTAGATGTTGCAGGTGAAATTATCCCTGGATGGAAAGTGATTGCTACCTATGCTTATATAGATGCCTATGTTAGTAAGGATCGGGATCAAGATTTAGTTAACGATCGCCTACAAGCTGTACCCTACAATAGCGCTAGTTTGTGGACAACCTACGAGTTCCAAAAAGGGAGTTTACAAGGCTTAGGATTTGGGCTGGGATTAGTTTACGTTGATGAGCGCGAAGCAACCCTGCCAAATTCCCTCAAAATTCCTTCCTATATCCGCACCGATGCTAGTATCTTCTATCGCCGAGATAACTGGCGTGCAGCAATTAACATCAAAAATCTATTTGATACGGAATACTACGAGTCGCAACGGTTCTACTTAGTTCCTGGTGCGCCGTTGACTGTTTTGGGAACAGTATCTTTTGATTTTTAG
- a CDS encoding chemotaxis protein CheB, with the protein MNSNQSSESSPSDSIAVEPLVKKQQDKGNELFPIVGIAASAGGLEAFTQLLHHLPIDTGMAFVLIQHLDPNQKSLLTEILAKTTQMPVREVQNGMFVEPNQVHIIPPNTKMTLAQGVLQLMPP; encoded by the coding sequence ATGAACTCTAACCAATCTTCTGAGTCATCACCATCGGATTCTATTGCTGTTGAACCATTGGTAAAGAAGCAGCAAGATAAAGGCAATGAATTATTTCCTATAGTCGGAATTGCGGCTTCTGCGGGAGGGTTAGAAGCATTTACACAGCTACTGCATCACTTGCCTATCGATACTGGGATGGCATTTGTGCTGATTCAGCACTTAGATCCAAATCAGAAGAGCCTGTTAACTGAGATTTTGGCGAAGACGACTCAGATGCCCGTCCGTGAAGTGCAGAATGGGATGTTTGTCGAACCGAACCAAGTACATATCATTCCGCCGAACACAAAGATGACATTGGCTCAAGGGGTGTTGCAACTCATGCCCCCGTGA